The DNA segment CATGGGCGATGTAGGCTCTCTGGCTCTGGGTGGCGCTCTGGGGACGATTGCCGTGTTGGTACGCCAGGAGTTTGTTCTGGTGATCATGGGCGGTGTCTTTGTTATGGAAACCCTATCGGTGATCCTTCAAGTTGGCTCTTACAAGTTGCGAGGTCAGCGTATTTTCCGCATGGCACCGATTCATCACCACTATGAACTGAAAGGGTGGCCGGAACCACGAGTGATTGTCCGTTTTTGGATCATCTCAATTGTCCTAGTTCTTATCGGTTTAGCGACACTGAAGGTACGTTAATGAATCACTGGCAAGGGATTTCCAATGTGGTGGTAGCAGGGCTCGGTATTACCGGGCTCTCTGTGGTTAATTACCTTGAGAAATATCACCCACAATTAAGCATCAAGGTTATTGATACTCGTCCTAAAGCGCCCAACGCTGATCAATTGTCGAGTTCGGTTGAGCTGCACACTGGGAGTTGGAATCACGTTTGGCTGGAGCAGGCCGATCTGATCATTGCTAACCCCGGTATCGCCTTAGCAACCCCAGAGCTTGAGCAAGCAATAGCCAAAGGCACACCCGTTGTCGGAGACATCGAGGTTTTTGCTTGGCATGTTGAGGTGCCAACGCTAGCCATCACCGGGTCGAATGGAAAAAGTACCGTCACAGATTTAACCGGTGCACTTGCCAAGGCCGCAGGACTAAAAGTCGCGGTTGGAGGCAACATCGGTGTTCCTGCCCTAGACTTGATCGCTGATGACGTGGAGCTTTATGTATTAGAGCTATCGAGTTTTCAGCTTGAAACAACCACAAGCTTGACGCTGCAAGGTGCGGCGTTCTTAAATCTATCTGAAGACCATATGGACCGATACCGTGGCATGGATGATTACAAGCAAGCCAAACAACGTATTTTCGACCACGCTCAAGTGGCTGTCGTGAATGGCGATGATGCCGAGACGCTTCCTACACAGTCTTCACTAAAGCGCAGTATCTTTTCTTTACAAGATCAACAAGCTGCGTATCACGTTGAATTACTCGATGGAAAAGAGTGGCTGGTGGCTCATAATCAGCCCGTTCTGCCTACAGAGAAGCTCTCGCTGGTGGGGCGCCATAATGTCGCTAATGCACTTGCGGCTATTGCCCTGCTAGACACCGTTGGCATTAAACGAGAGAGCTACGTAGCTGAGTTGCAGCGCTATAACGGCCTAACTCATCGTTGTCAGCTTGTGGCCGAGCACGATGGTGTCAAGTGGGTGAATGACTCTAAAGCGACGAACGTCGCGAGCACTCTGGCAGCGTTATCTGGGTTAGAGTGTCAAGGTATGCTCTATCTGCTTGTAGGAGGCAATGGCAAAGGCGCAGATTTCTCTGAGCTACAACCTGTGTTGTCCTCACTCAATGTCACACTTGGCTGCTATGGCGCTGATGGTGATGAGTTTATGGCGTTGCATGACAACGCGGTGCGTTTTGAAACAATGCAGCAAGCGATCGCGGAGTTTGCACCTAAAGCAACAACAGGCGATATCATTATGCTTTCACCGGCTTGTGCAAGCTTTGATCAGTTCCCTAACTTCATGGTTCGTGGGGACGTATTTACCGAAATCGCACAAAGTTGGCACTAACTCAGGATGGAATCAGCAGTGAAGGAACGAATACAACGTGTAGCCTCTTGGTTTCACTCAACACCTCAACTCGCCTTGTATGATCGTCAGTTGGTTTGGATCGCTATCGGTCTGATGGTCGTGGGATTGGTTATGGTCACGTCGGCTTCTTTTCCCGTTAGCTACCGATTGACTGGGCAGCCTTTCCACTTTATGGCTAGGCATGTTGTGTTTCTTGGGTTGGCGATGATCGTATCAACGGTAGCGCTGCAGGTTCCAATAAAAAAATGGATGCAGCATGGTCATTGGTTGCTCGTCATATCCTTCGTCTTGCTCATGGTGGTGTTGTTGGTGGGTAAGTCGGTTAACGGTGCCTCACGCTGGATTCCATTAGGGTTATTTAACCTTCAACCCGCCGAAGTAGCCAAGCTGTCGCTATTCATCTATATGGCTGGCTATCTCGTTCGTAAACACAGTGAAGTGCGACAAACCTTTTTTGGTGGTTTCTTTAAGCCGATTGTCATCTTTGCCTTACTTGCCGGATTGCTGTTAGGGCAGCCCGATTTGGGTACTGTGGTTGTGATGCTTGTTACTCTGTTTGGTATGCTGTTTATCGCAGGAGCAAAGCTGATTCAATTTATCGGTTTGATGGTGGCGGGTATTGTGGCCGTCATTGGTTTGATCATTATCGAACCTTATCGTATGCGCCGCGTCACCTCCTTTTTAGATCCCTGGCAAGACCCATTTGGTAGTGGTTACCAGCTTACTCAGTCCTTAATGGCTTTTGGTCGTGGAGAGTGGACCGGGCAAGGCTTGGGCAACTCAATTCAAAAATTAGAGTATCTTCCAGAAGCACATACCGACTTTGTTTTTGCCGTTCTTGCGGAAGAGCTCGGTTTTATCGGTGTGGTGCTTATTCTGCTACTTATCTTCAGTTTGGTGGGTAAGGCGATATTTATTGGGAAGCGTGCACTAGAGCAGGAGCAGATGTTTGGCGGTTACCTTGGGTTTGGCATAGGTATTTGGTTTGCGTTTCAAACCTTAGTCAATGTTGGTGCAGCAGCAGGTATGGTGCCGACGAAAGGTCTAACACTGCCGCTAATCAGTTATGGTGGGTCGAGTTTGATCATCATGGCCATTGCTGTGTCCATTTTATTGAGAATTGATTTTGAGTGTCGTTGGGTTGCCGAACATGGCGATGACGAACAACAGATAGAACAAGAAGATGAAGAAAAATAAACGTTTGATGGTGATGGCTGGAGGTACTGGGGGGCATGTCTTTCCTGGGCTCGCTGTTGCGAAGAAACTTCAGCAGCAGGGCTGGGAGATCCGTTGGTTAGGCACACAAGATAGAATGGAAGCAGACCTTGTTCCTAAACATGGTATTGAGATCGATTTTATTAAAGTTAAAGGATTGCGTGGGCAGGGGATTCTTAAGCTGGTTCAAGCTCCGTTTCAAATTTTCAACGCCATTTTGCAGGCGAGAAAGCACATCAAAGCATGGCAACCGGATGCCGTTCTTGGTATGGGCGGTTATGTGAGTGGTCCGGGTGGCGTTGCAGCTTGGATGTCAGGGATTCCTGTGGTTTTGCATGAGCAAAATGCCGTGGCAGGTTTAACCAATCAATGGCTATCAAAGATTGCTACCCGAGTATTTCAAGCTTTTAAAGGCGCTTTTCCTAACGCACAAGTGGTAGGTAATCCAGTACGTCAAGATGTAGTCAGTATTGCAGAGCCTGAAATGCGTCTTGCAGAGCGAAATGGCAATATTCGTATTCTCGTTATGGGGGGCAGTCAAGGAGCACGTATTTTGAACCAAACCTTGCCTGAGGTGATGGCACAACTGGGCGAAGGCTATGAGATCTTGCACCAGGCAGGTAAAGGAAGCCAGCAGCTGGTGGAAGCGGCTTACACACAAAATCAAGTCGCTCACTTTACAGCAACAGAGTTTATCGATGATGTGGCAGAGGCTTATCAATGGGCGGACTTGGTGGTTTGCCGCTCTGGTGCGTTAACCGTTTCCGAGGTTGCGGCTGCGGGTGTTGGCGCCATATTTGTCCCATTCATGCATAAAGATCGTCAACAGGCGTTGAATGCTGATCACTTGATTGATGCGGGTGCAGCCCACATGATTGAGCAACCAGATTTAACAGTAGCCAAAATGACTGATAGTATTCGTCAACTTGATCGTGCAGCCCTACTTTTGATGGCACAACGTGCCCGTGCTGCTGCCCAGTTAAATGCCGATGAAGTGGTTGCCAATGCCATCATCGAGATTACCGAACAACGAGACAAATAGATGACCATTCAATATAAACAAGATTTAGCTCAAATTCGCGCTATGGTTCCAGAGATGCGCCGAGTGAAGTGTATCCATTTTATCGGTATCGGTGGAGCGGGTATGAGTGGAATCGCCGAGGTTCTTCTTAATGAAGGTTATCAAATCACTGGCTCTGACATTGCTCGAAATGCAGTAACTCAACGCCTAGAAGATAAAGGCGCCACAATTTTTATCGGTCACCAACAAGAGAACGTCGCACAAGCGAGTGTGGTTGTGGTCTCAACGGCAATCAATGAAGAGAACCCGGAGATTGTTGCGGCACGAGAGGCGCGCATTCCCGTTGTACGCCGAGCAGAAATGTTGGCTGAACTGATGCGTTTCAGACACGGTATTGCCGTGGCTGGCACCCACGGAAAAACAACGACGACTGCACTCGTTACCCAAATTTACTCAGAGGCTGGCCTAGATCCAACGTTTGTGAATGGCGGTCTTGTCAAGAGTGCGGGCACGAATGCGCGATTAGGCTCAAGCCGCATTCTTATCGCCGAAGCGGACGAGAGTGATGCGTCGTTTTTACACCTTCAACCAATGGTCAGCATCGTTACAAACATTGAAGCAGACCATATGGATACTTATGGTGGTGATTTCCAGACCCTAAAACAGACCTTTATCGATTTTCTGCACAACCTACCTTTCTACGGTCAGGCGATTATGTGTGTCGATGACGAAGTGGTTCGTGAGTTGATCCCGCAAGTCAGTCGACAAGTGATCACTTACGGCTTCTCAGAAGATGCTGACGTGAAGATCACCAATTACCGACAAGATGGACAGCAGGGTAAGTTTGTTGTTACTCGTAAAGATCGTGCTGATCTTGAGATTACGCTGAATATCCCAGGTCGTCATAATGCACTTAATGCGGCTGCGGCTATTGCTGTTGCCACAGAAGATGATATCTCGGATGAGGCGATCTTAGCGGCCATGGTGGGAACTCAAGGGACAGGTCGACGCTTTGAACATCTGGGTAGTTTTGACTCGGGTAAGGGCAATGTGATGCTGGTGGATGATTACGGTCATCACCCGACAGAAGTGGATGTGACTATCAAAGCAGCCCGTAACGGTTGGTCTGATAAGCGTTTGGTGATGATTTTTCAGCCTCACCGTTATAGCCGCACTCGTGATCTGTATGATGACTTTGCCAATGTTCTAGAGCAGGTCGATGTTTTGGTTATGCTGGATGTCTATTCTGCCGGAGAGCAGCCAATTGCAGGTGCTGATAGCCGCTCTTTATGTCGAACGATTCGCGCTCGTGGTGGTATTGACCCAATTTTCGTTGCTGAGCAAGATGCGTTGCCAGCCGTCTTAGCCAATCTCATTCAAGATGGTGACTTAGTCTTGACACAAGGTGCAGGCGATGTCGGTAAAGTGGCAAAAACACTGGCTAATTTAGAGCTCAATGTCAATAAAATGGCGAGTGGTAACTGAATCACGTTTTAAATCACATCCCATTGTGATTTATTGCTTTCTTTGTTTGCTACTTTTCTTTGCCTTTGTATAATCGCAAGATTGAAGTAAGTGAAAATATCCCTGTAGCAACAGGGGCGTCTTAGAAAGGATTGCCAGTGTGTTATTAAACACCCTTCAAATGGACGAGAGTCGCACTTATAAATCACTAGTAAAAAAGCATGCCGGAGGCATGACATTTTTACTGGTGGTTTTGTTGTTACTTACCTTTCTAATACACTCCGTTATTTCTTGGATGTGGGACGAGGATCGCCTCCCCTTATCAAAGCTCGTGCTACAAGGTGACTTAAATTATGTCACTGCAGAAAATGTACAATCGGCACTGTCTAACCTAGACCACATTGGTACTTTTATGTCGCAAGATGTGGATGTTATTCAGCAGTCAGTACAAACGCTGCCGTGGGTTGCACAGGCTTCAATTCGTAAACAGTGGCCAGATACTATTAAAGTCTATCTCACGGAACATACCGCAGAGGCTGTATGGAACGGCCAAGCGCTACTTAACCCTGCAGGGGAAATATTTGAAGGAGATTTAGGTCTACTTCATGACGATACGGTTAAGTTATACGGGCCTATCAGTACTCAAGCAGAAGTAATGAAAATATGGCGTTATTTGACCCCGACATTTAAAGACTTGGGGCTAGCGATAACATCATTGGTGCTGAATGAGCGCCGCGCTTGGCAGATAATACTCGATAACGGTATGAGACTTGAGCTTGGCAAAGAGTCTATGGATGAGCGCATTGATCGCTTCGTATCACTGTATTATCAGTTAGGCGAGAAAGCGCAGCGCGTTAGCTATATTGACCTAAGATACGACACAGGAGCCGCAATAGGCTGGTTCCCCGAACAGGACATAGAACAAGAGATTATCAATGACTAAGGCCAGTGACGACAACATTATTGTTGGATTGGATATCGGTACTGCCACAGTGTCCGCGCTGGTGGGTGAAGTACTTCCCGATGGACAAATAAACATCATCGGTGCAGGCTCTAGTCCTTCTCGAGGCATGGATAAAGGTGGTGTTAACGACCTAGAATCTGTGGTGAAGTCTGTCCAAAGAGCTATCGATCAAGCTGAATTGATGTCTGAATACCAGATCAGCTCAGTCTATCTCTCTCTTTCAGGCCGACATATTGCGAGCCGTATAGAGAAAGGAATGGGAACCATCTCTGAAGAAGAGGTGTCCCAAGATGATATGGACCGTGCTATTCACACTGCGAAATCAATTAAAATTGGTGAAGAGCAGAGAATTTTGCATGTGATCCCCCAAGAGTTCACCATCGACTACCAAGAAGGTATCAAGAATCCGCTTGGCTTATCGGGTGTTCGCATGGAGGTCAGTGTTCATCTCATCAGCTGCCATAACGATATGGCAAGAAACATTATCAAAGCAGTTGAGCGTTGTGGGCTTAAAGTCGAGCAACTGGTGTACTCAGGTTTAGCCGCGAGTAACGCAGTCATCACCGAAGATGAACGTGAACTTGGCGTCTGTGTTGTCGATATTGGTGCTGGTACCATGGATATCTCAATCTGGACAGGCGGAGCTCTGCGTCACACTGAGGTATTTACCTATGCGGGCAATGCCGTGACAAGCGATATTGCTTTTGCCTTTGGCACGCCAGTCGGTGATGCTGAAGAAATAAAAGTGAAGTATGGTTGCGCTCTCAGTGAACTGGTGAGTAAAGACGATACAGTTAACGTTCCTAGCGTTGGCGGGCGTCCATCACGCAGTCTACAGCGACAAACGCTGTCAGAAGTGATAGAGCCGCGCTACACTGAACTAATGGGACTGGTCAATCAGACATTAGATTCAGTTCAAGCTAAGTTGCGCGATGATGGTATCAAACATCATTTAGCTGCTGGTGTGGTTCTCACCGGTGGCGCTGCGCAAATTGAGGGATTAGTAGAATGTGCGGAGCGAGTGTTCCGCAATCAAGTACGAGTGGGCAAGCCCTTAGAGGTAAGCGGTCTTACAGACTATGTAAAAGAACCGTACCACTCCACGGCAGTTGGATTACTTCATTATGCGAAGGATAGTCAAGTAGGGGATGAAGTTGAGTTTTCTGAGCCAAAGCGCCAGTCAGTCTCTAACCTATTTGGTCGCTTGCGTAATTGGATACAAAAAGAGTTTTAAACCTGAACAACAGGGTAAAACGGAGATAACAAATGTTTGAACCGATGAATGAAATGTCAGACGATGCAGTAATTAAAGTCGTAGGTGTTGGCGGCGGCGGCGGTAATGCTGTCGAACACATGGTTAGAGAGTCTATCGAAGGCGTACAGTTCGTTAGTGTTAACACTGATGCACAGGCACTTCGCAAGTCTACAGTAAACAGCGTAATCCAGATCGGTGGTGATATGACCAAAGGTTTGGGTGCTGGTGCAAACCCTCAAGTAGGGCGTGACGCAGCTCTCGAAGACAGAGAAAGAATTAAAGAAGAGCTAGTAGGCGCCGATATGGTGTTTATAGCTGCCGGTATGGGCGGCGGTACAGGTACCGGTGCTGCACCAGTGATTGCTGAAGTGGCGAAAGAGCTTGGCATTCTTACTGTTGCTGTTGTGACGAAACCATTCAGTTTTGAAGGTAAAAAGCGTTTGGCGTTTGCCGAGCAGGGTATTGATGAGCTTTCTAAGCACGTTGACTCTTTGATTACAATTCCAAACGAGAAACTGCTTAAGGTTCTTGGCCGAGGAATCACACTGCTAGAAGCGTTTGCTAGCGCGAACGATGTTCTAAAAAATGCGGTTCAGGGTATTGCCGAGCTGATTACTCGCCCAGGTATGATTAACGTCGACTTTGCTGACGTTCGTACTGTGATGTCAGAAATGGGTCACGCTATGATGGGTAGCGGTATTGCCAAAGGTGAAGATCGTGCAGAAGAAGCGGCTGAAATGGCGATTTCTAGCCCGCTACTAGAAGACATTGATCTCGCGGGAGCGCGTGGTGTTCTTGTTAACATCACGGCAGGCTTAGACATGCGCCTTGATGAGTTTGAGATTGTTGGTAATACGGTGAAAGCGTTTGCTTCGGATAATGCCACTGTGGTTATCGGTACTTCTCTAGACCCAGATATGGCAGATGAGATTCGCGTTACTGTTGTTGCTACAGGTATCGGTAATGAGCGTAAGCCAGACATCACACTAGTGGCGGGTGGCAAGGCGAAGCCAGCACAGTCAGCTCAATCAGCACCAGTAACAACTCAACAACCAGTAGCGGCAAAAGAAGAGAAAGTGGCACCAACTTTGCAAAACCCAAGTGTTCAGCAAAGTGCGGCAGAAACTAGCCCTGCACCTTCTCAGCCAGCATCACCTTCTGTAGGTTCTGCAGGCGCTCAGACTGCTGCGGCTCCGAAGCAAGAAAAAGAGAATGGATACCTTGATATTCCAGCATTCTTGCGTCGTCAGGCTGACTAAGTCGAGAAAAGAACATCTCCGACCACGGTCAAAATTTGACTTTGGTCAAAAAGCTGGTAGCATTTGCGGTCGCTGGTAATGTCGACCGCAGTTTGTAACATTGTTGTAGAGGCAAGCAGATGATTAGACAACGTACATTGAAAGAAATAGTGAAAACAACTGGTGTGGGTCTCCACTCTGGTCGTAAAGTCACGCTTACGCTACGTCCAGCTGCTGCTAATACAGGTGTTATCTACCGTCGTACTGACCTAACTCCACCTGTTGATTTCCCAGCAGATGCAGAGTCAGTGCGCGATACTATGCTTTGTACCGCTTTGGTTAATGATCAAGGTGTGCGTATTTCGACTGTTGAGCATTTGAATGCTGCGCTCGCTGGAATGGGCATTGATAACGTGATTATCGAAGTCGATGCGCCTGAAATTCCAATTATGGACGGCAGTGCGAGTCCGTTTGTTTACCTTATCCAGCAAGCGGGTATTGAAACACTCAATGCACCAAAACGATACATTCGCATCAAGAAACCAGTGCGTATTGAAGATGGCGATAAGTGGGCAGAGCTTGTTCCATTTAACGGCTTCCGCATGGACTTTGAGATTGAATTTGATCACCCAGCGATTGACTCTGATGAGCAACATTTGCTGTTTGATTTCTCATCACAAGGTTTTGTGAAAGACATCTCTCGTGCTCGTACATTTGGCTTTATGCGTGATATCGAATACTTACAATCACAGAACCTTGTTCTGGGTGGCAGTTTCGACAACGCTATTGTTCTGGATGAGTACCGTATTCTTAACGAAGAAGGCCTTCGTTTCGAAAATGAGTTTGTCACTCACAAAGTGTTAGATGCTATTGGTGACTTATACATGTGTGGTCACGCTATTGTTGGTGAATTACGTGCATTCAAATCAGGTCATGGCCTAAATAACCAACTTCTACGCGCGGTTCTTGCAGACCAAGAAGCGTGGGAGTGGGCGACCTTTGATGAAGAAGTGGGCTCACCAGTGGCGTTTGCTGAACCTAATATGGTGCTAGCGTAAACCTACGCGAAGATTTCTGAAAACCAGGCCTCGAGCCTGGTTTTTTTATACCTGCGAATTATGAGGGCCGCTTTTTAGATAGTTGAGCAATGCGCTCCAAGCGTCTTTTCACTTTATCGGGGGCATTTGCTGCTATATGCAATAGGTTATTTGCAGCATTTTCGGAGATAGGCTCTCGTTTAGGACGGAACTCTTTTTGTTGGCGCTGACGATAGATCTCTGGGTTGATCTTGACTTCAATGCCCATCAAGCGACCATAGCCAGATTGTCTCGCTTGGTTAAGAATGTTGAGGCGGTCGTAGTCGAGACGCATTTTAACCGCAGCGGATGCGGCCTCAATGATCAATAAATTATTTTCGATGTTAGCGACACGACAGTGTGCTTCTACTCCAGGCGGTAAGATCGAGTTGATCAACTGTTGTAGCGCTAAGATCTCTTGGGCTTTCTCCTGGATCTTTTTAAGCGCATCACTACCAGCGATGTCTGAAGTCGAGGTCGGTCTATGATCGCGCATGGTATATCCTATGTGGGCTGAAGCGTCTTGTTTTATGTTACGCCACAAATTCACCTCCCTCCAGCAATAGTGGTGTTTACCCCCAGTTATTTGCCTAGTTCGTCAGCAATCTCTTGTCGAAAACTAAGTATGCTTCAAACAAATGCATACTTAATTGGTTGTTATTGGAAAAATTCCTTAAACTGTGGGCACTTTTTTGTTTGACGCCTTGAAAACAAAGACGTTTGCCTCCATATCACTGATACATGATTTATCTCAGTAT comes from the Vibrio astriarenae genome and includes:
- the ftsW gene encoding cell division protein FtsW, which encodes MESAVKERIQRVASWFHSTPQLALYDRQLVWIAIGLMVVGLVMVTSASFPVSYRLTGQPFHFMARHVVFLGLAMIVSTVALQVPIKKWMQHGHWLLVISFVLLMVVLLVGKSVNGASRWIPLGLFNLQPAEVAKLSLFIYMAGYLVRKHSEVRQTFFGGFFKPIVIFALLAGLLLGQPDLGTVVVMLVTLFGMLFIAGAKLIQFIGLMVAGIVAVIGLIIIEPYRMRRVTSFLDPWQDPFGSGYQLTQSLMAFGRGEWTGQGLGNSIQKLEYLPEAHTDFVFAVLAEELGFIGVVLILLLIFSLVGKAIFIGKRALEQEQMFGGYLGFGIGIWFAFQTLVNVGAAAGMVPTKGLTLPLISYGGSSLIIMAIAVSILLRIDFECRWVAEHGDDEQQIEQEDEEK
- the ftsZ gene encoding cell division protein FtsZ; amino-acid sequence: MFEPMNEMSDDAVIKVVGVGGGGGNAVEHMVRESIEGVQFVSVNTDAQALRKSTVNSVIQIGGDMTKGLGAGANPQVGRDAALEDRERIKEELVGADMVFIAAGMGGGTGTGAAPVIAEVAKELGILTVAVVTKPFSFEGKKRLAFAEQGIDELSKHVDSLITIPNEKLLKVLGRGITLLEAFASANDVLKNAVQGIAELITRPGMINVDFADVRTVMSEMGHAMMGSGIAKGEDRAEEAAEMAISSPLLEDIDLAGARGVLVNITAGLDMRLDEFEIVGNTVKAFASDNATVVIGTSLDPDMADEIRVTVVATGIGNERKPDITLVAGGKAKPAQSAQSAPVTTQQPVAAKEEKVAPTLQNPSVQQSAAETSPAPSQPASPSVGSAGAQTAAAPKQEKENGYLDIPAFLRRQAD
- the murD gene encoding UDP-N-acetylmuramoyl-L-alanine--D-glutamate ligase encodes the protein MNHWQGISNVVVAGLGITGLSVVNYLEKYHPQLSIKVIDTRPKAPNADQLSSSVELHTGSWNHVWLEQADLIIANPGIALATPELEQAIAKGTPVVGDIEVFAWHVEVPTLAITGSNGKSTVTDLTGALAKAAGLKVAVGGNIGVPALDLIADDVELYVLELSSFQLETTTSLTLQGAAFLNLSEDHMDRYRGMDDYKQAKQRIFDHAQVAVVNGDDAETLPTQSSLKRSIFSLQDQQAAYHVELLDGKEWLVAHNQPVLPTEKLSLVGRHNVANALAAIALLDTVGIKRESYVAELQRYNGLTHRCQLVAEHDGVKWVNDSKATNVASTLAALSGLECQGMLYLLVGGNGKGADFSELQPVLSSLNVTLGCYGADGDEFMALHDNAVRFETMQQAIAEFAPKATTGDIIMLSPACASFDQFPNFMVRGDVFTEIAQSWH
- the ftsA gene encoding cell division protein FtsA, which produces MTKASDDNIIVGLDIGTATVSALVGEVLPDGQINIIGAGSSPSRGMDKGGVNDLESVVKSVQRAIDQAELMSEYQISSVYLSLSGRHIASRIEKGMGTISEEEVSQDDMDRAIHTAKSIKIGEEQRILHVIPQEFTIDYQEGIKNPLGLSGVRMEVSVHLISCHNDMARNIIKAVERCGLKVEQLVYSGLAASNAVITEDERELGVCVVDIGAGTMDISIWTGGALRHTEVFTYAGNAVTSDIAFAFGTPVGDAEEIKVKYGCALSELVSKDDTVNVPSVGGRPSRSLQRQTLSEVIEPRYTELMGLVNQTLDSVQAKLRDDGIKHHLAAGVVLTGGAAQIEGLVECAERVFRNQVRVGKPLEVSGLTDYVKEPYHSTAVGLLHYAKDSQVGDEVEFSEPKRQSVSNLFGRLRNWIQKEF
- the murG gene encoding undecaprenyldiphospho-muramoylpentapeptide beta-N-acetylglucosaminyltransferase, producing the protein MKKNKRLMVMAGGTGGHVFPGLAVAKKLQQQGWEIRWLGTQDRMEADLVPKHGIEIDFIKVKGLRGQGILKLVQAPFQIFNAILQARKHIKAWQPDAVLGMGGYVSGPGGVAAWMSGIPVVLHEQNAVAGLTNQWLSKIATRVFQAFKGAFPNAQVVGNPVRQDVVSIAEPEMRLAERNGNIRILVMGGSQGARILNQTLPEVMAQLGEGYEILHQAGKGSQQLVEAAYTQNQVAHFTATEFIDDVAEAYQWADLVVCRSGALTVSEVAAAGVGAIFVPFMHKDRQQALNADHLIDAGAAHMIEQPDLTVAKMTDSIRQLDRAALLLMAQRARAAAQLNADEVVANAIIEITEQRDK
- the murC gene encoding UDP-N-acetylmuramate--L-alanine ligase; the encoded protein is MTIQYKQDLAQIRAMVPEMRRVKCIHFIGIGGAGMSGIAEVLLNEGYQITGSDIARNAVTQRLEDKGATIFIGHQQENVAQASVVVVSTAINEENPEIVAAREARIPVVRRAEMLAELMRFRHGIAVAGTHGKTTTTALVTQIYSEAGLDPTFVNGGLVKSAGTNARLGSSRILIAEADESDASFLHLQPMVSIVTNIEADHMDTYGGDFQTLKQTFIDFLHNLPFYGQAIMCVDDEVVRELIPQVSRQVITYGFSEDADVKITNYRQDGQQGKFVVTRKDRADLEITLNIPGRHNALNAAAAIAVATEDDISDEAILAAMVGTQGTGRRFEHLGSFDSGKGNVMLVDDYGHHPTEVDVTIKAARNGWSDKRLVMIFQPHRYSRTRDLYDDFANVLEQVDVLVMLDVYSAGEQPIAGADSRSLCRTIRARGGIDPIFVAEQDALPAVLANLIQDGDLVLTQGAGDVGKVAKTLANLELNVNKMASGN
- a CDS encoding cell division protein FtsQ/DivIB translates to MDESRTYKSLVKKHAGGMTFLLVVLLLLTFLIHSVISWMWDEDRLPLSKLVLQGDLNYVTAENVQSALSNLDHIGTFMSQDVDVIQQSVQTLPWVAQASIRKQWPDTIKVYLTEHTAEAVWNGQALLNPAGEIFEGDLGLLHDDTVKLYGPISTQAEVMKIWRYLTPTFKDLGLAITSLVLNERRAWQIILDNGMRLELGKESMDERIDRFVSLYYQLGEKAQRVSYIDLRYDTGAAIGWFPEQDIEQEIIND
- the lpxC gene encoding UDP-3-O-acyl-N-acetylglucosamine deacetylase → MIRQRTLKEIVKTTGVGLHSGRKVTLTLRPAAANTGVIYRRTDLTPPVDFPADAESVRDTMLCTALVNDQGVRISTVEHLNAALAGMGIDNVIIEVDAPEIPIMDGSASPFVYLIQQAGIETLNAPKRYIRIKKPVRIEDGDKWAELVPFNGFRMDFEIEFDHPAIDSDEQHLLFDFSSQGFVKDISRARTFGFMRDIEYLQSQNLVLGGSFDNAIVLDEYRILNEEGLRFENEFVTHKVLDAIGDLYMCGHAIVGELRAFKSGHGLNNQLLRAVLADQEAWEWATFDEEVGSPVAFAEPNMVLA
- a CDS encoding DUF721 domain-containing protein, giving the protein MRDHRPTSTSDIAGSDALKKIQEKAQEILALQQLINSILPPGVEAHCRVANIENNLLIIEAASAAVKMRLDYDRLNILNQARQSGYGRLMGIEVKINPEIYRQRQQKEFRPKREPISENAANNLLHIAANAPDKVKRRLERIAQLSKKRPS